The following proteins come from a genomic window of Arachis duranensis cultivar V14167 unplaced genomic scaffold, aradu.V14167.gnm2.J7QH unplaced_Scaffold_213987, whole genome shotgun sequence:
- the LOC127744029 gene encoding disease resistance protein RPV1-like: MSSSSYTTKYDVFISFRGEDTRETFTVHLFNALANKTIRAYMDCLLQRGDEVWPALEKAIESSLISIVVFSEKYATLKWCLEELVKILQWREYHGQVVISVFYRTDPSDIRNQSGSFEKAFAKYERDFAE, from the coding sequence ATGTCGTCGTCTTCCTATACAACAAAGTACGATGTATTCATTAGCTTCAGAGGTGAGGACACTCGCGAAACCTTCACTGTCCATCTGTTTAACGCTCTGGCAAACAAGACAATCCGAGCATACATGGATTGTCTTCTCCAGAGAGGAGATGAAGTCTGGCCAGCACTCGAGAAAGCGATCGAGAGCTCGCTAATATCGATCGTGGTTTTCTCAGAAAAGTACGCAACCTTGAAGTGGTGCTTGGAAGAGCTCGTCAAGATTCTTCAATGGAGGGAATATCACGGTCAGGTTGTTATATCAGTGTTCTATAGAACTGATCCATCAGATATACGGAACCAAAGTGGAAGTTTTGAGAAGGCCTTTGCAAAATACGAAAGAGATTTTGCAGAGA